The nucleotide sequence ACTAAGCAAGAGTAGTGTGCAGAATTTTGCTGTCAAGATTTAAACAATTAAGTTTCTTGTACCAATATACTAATCAATGATAAACACTTTAACACATGTATACTATCTTGTGCGAGATAAATTGTGGTATCAGTCACTCATAACCTTACATTGTCACTTTGCAATTTGAGACCATTTGTCAACAGCATGGTTCAGGACTAAGTATCACAATATACATGTAGAACAAGTTTGTAAACAGTCAAAGTTAATCCAGGGAAACCTGCCAGAGTTTATGACAACAATGTCTGCCTACTTAACAGATACACGAGTGACAGCAGAACACAGCGGTGCCTCTAAGGGGCAGAACACTTAAAGGATTGTATTTTGTTTGATTGCTACAGAGATGCTAGTAGTCAAAGCTAGAGGCTAGCGTTAGCCGGTTCCAACGGTTCAGCTGAAGTAGCTAGGCCTACACCTGAGTGATTAAGAAGCAGACACGTATTTAATGGAATGACAACTAAAAACACCCAACCGGGTAATGTTATCTGTGTCGTGTAGGAGAAAGGGCAACCGGCAGCCGGTTTGAGGTGGATTCTCTTTTACCTTTCCGTCTATCCTGGCGTATCGGCGGCCATGGCCGGGGTATATTTTATACCCACTGAAACTGCACAACTCGACCCTGAAAATGACAAATACAAGGCATCACTAAAAGAAGGTAATACACATTTACTCCTCATGTGATAAATATTGTAAGAACAGTTATTTAAGTGTTTAGATGGCATTTGATGATTTTCTGTACACTCACTTCATGATGGCTACGAGAGGGCACAAAACCGGAAAGAACGATGTCGGAAGCGGAAGCTGAAATGGGGGAGAAGAAATCGTAATTTATTAatcattaaactttttttttttttggtcgcTTGAATTTTTCTTCGAGGTTTGACGAACAAATgaaattttaaagttatttttgcttcttccaaaaatatatatcaaatgaATGCTTTGCCGAATCACTACACGGATGACGTAGGTGCTATGCGTAGGAGCCGGGTGGTTGCCTAGTGAGCATACTAAAAAGCGGCAAAGTAACGCTCTCTGTTTTATTAATACAACGACGAAGAAGTGTGGATGGCTGAGAAAAccgaaatatacattttaagataatcaacatttttaaatgttttagtttCTTATTATTAGCTCATTTGATTCCATAATACAGCAACCTGTTTAGAGAAAATCAACAAAGAGAAGTGTAGTTTTTCCACCCTCAAGCACCAGCTATCGCAATGAACGAGACAAACTGTTTggactacatttcccagaaaCTCGTCGTCTCAGCCGTTTGACAAGCGACGGACACTTCTTATCTTTCACACTACAGTCTGCAGCTAATATAGTTACAAGCTAGCGTGCCGATCAGTCTGAGGCGTCAGGATGGGAGTATCAGATCTACAGTCTGATAAACATGATGGTACGTGGCTCTGGTTTGTTATGGTGTGAGAGACAGTGTGGGGTTGTGTTTGTAGTAGTGGTAGTGTGTGTATTACTAGTTAACTGCTAGCTAACTTAGCATGCATCACATCAGAGTACCGCTATTAGCTTGCATTACTAACATAAAGGATATTAACATCCCACGGTTTTCCTCATAAAATGTTTCTATCCGTATTTGTTATATCCCTTTTGATGCACAGGCTGCGAACCATTCGATTTAATAGTGTTCGCAGCAATGATTCCCTGAGACCATGTCGAGTATAAAGCTTAAACCAATGCACGAAACTGgaaaaagactcaaaataaCGAAACTagattattttgtattgttggaGACATTTCAATCTAATGATCCAGAAGTTGCTCACACCACCTACTTTGTCAAAGTCATTGCTTTTACCTCCTCTTATTCTATAAAGTCCTCCTTTCTCAAATGGTTTAAGGTGGTAATTTAGTAGTATCTCACTTTAATTGAAAGCTTGATCCAATGTGACTTCCCTCCAGTATTGGTGTCTGTTGAGTGCTCTtgacataaacattaaaaaaaactaaagaaatggtcataacatgtaaacataatATTCTTGATTCATGCCCTTACAATCATGGGACAACTTGTGGAAAGGATcagttgttttaaatatttaggCACCTACAGTGACAGGTACCTTAAATTCACAGACAACAcagattatgtttttaaaattgcaATGAAGAGGCTACACCTGCTCAGGAAGCTAAATGACTTTGGTATCTGTCAAAAAAATCCTTGAAATGGTGTACAAAAATCTGGTGGAAAGGATTTAGTTTTTTAATATGATCGCATGGTAAGGGCATTTGGATGTCAAATGTAAAGGTAAATTGACTAGAGTGGTTAATACAGCCAGCAAGATTATAGGGCAACCACAGGTTCCACTCAGTGATAAATATGCACAGAGCAGTAGGAAGAAGGTCCTGAACATCACAGGTGACCTTTGCACTGCCATTTTGAACTGCTCCCATCAGGTCAACGTTTTAGACAGCCACGAGCCTCAAAGAATGTCTCCAAGAACTCTTTTGTTGTAAGAGCAATTCAATTAATTCGTAGATTGCAAAATCAAACctaactttttaattttagtaagctcttaaaataacaaactgtaGCAACCCCCCTTTATAGGGGTTTTCCTAATTTTTATGACCTTAATTGTAGGatgtaatctaatctaatctaatctaaaaaaggcagctggacttggtagaaatggcaAATGTCCAGTTAccttttcggatcaagctttgaaataCCATGACCTGGaagactgagaaccttcataGACATCCCACTTAAATGAACTTGAAGGGCTTGGAAAGACCAATTTAAACAAATCAGTGTGGCAGTGGATGAGTTACCCCAAATAGGCCTAAGATCTTCTGTTTTATGTAGCCACAGTGATTAGCAAAATGTTAGTTGTTAGGGATATAGTTTGTTTAGAttagattaggtttattttggtctgcatcaaTAACAAATACTTCCCTCCACAACAAAGGAGCAcaaataaagcaaaaacaaaacaatcactgagggattcatcaagaaaatatatatagacatgcatacatacacatacacatgcatacatacacaagtacattcatgcatacatataaacatgcatacacatccacatatattttagtcaatcacatgctgaccaaaaaaggtgtaGGCTGAAGCCAAGGGTTATCCTGCCTACCCTTTTACTTCATTTATACCGTATAGTCAACATTGTGCaagtaattatgttattttataacaaagcaatattttaatgtttaattcagaaacaaacttacaaacaaaaaagaaaatctcacaAAAGGAGTAAATCTCACATTTCAATCTCAACAAGCAGCAATTCAGAAATCTTAATCTCCACTTGATTTGCTCCTACAGGTCCTGTGATGGATCTTTCAGCCCAAGGTATGCAGAAGCTGGATCCTAATTTCATTTGCTCTGAGGACACTCACACCCTCATCCTGGACCGTAACCACATAATGAAGTTGGACCATCTGGAACGGAGCCCAGGTCTTAAGCAGGTAGGTTAACCTTTAAAACCATGTCCCTCTTCAATCCACTTATTTGCAGGCACAGTTACACAAACTCTGTGCTTACATCTTGTACATCCCTTTATTtagcacatttttttattttgacttctCCTCTATAGCTCTCTGTTGCCAGTAACCGCCTGGTGAGGATGATGGGCGTGTCTCGATTAACAGAGTTGAGTGTCCTCAATCTTCCCAATAATAGTATTGGATACATCGAAGGGCTGAGAGACCTCCCACACCTTGAATGGCTCAACCTATCTGGGAACAATATCAAGGTGAGTCTCATGCTCTCTACTGGCACATCACAAGTCATGGATGAATAAAAATGTCCCAGATAAAACTCAGTACAGTTGATTAATATGTTGCATGTACACACTTTTAACTCAGGTCATTGAGCAACTCAACAACTGTGTCTCCCTTCAACACCTGGATCTGTCTGACAATAACATATCTACTATCGGTGATCTCACTAAACTAGTGGCATTAAAGGTGAGTGCTGGATTCTCTGAGGTAAAAATAGTGAATTTCAGAAAGACTGTATAGTCACAGTGTGAGGGtgtctttaatgtttttgtgtttcatttttgaaAATCAATTTTGCAGACACTGTTGCTTCATGGAAACAGCATTACAACCCTCCGTACTGTTCCTGCTCACCTCCCTGCCCGTTTATCCATCCTCTCCCTGGCAGAGAATGAAATTAGAGATCTTAATGAGGTAATTTCCCTGCTCTCACTTAATAAAGCAACTCTGGTATTCATTTAATCAAATCGAGGGAGAGACTAATGATGATTGCTTGATTCACTTCTGATCACCCTGTAGGTGTCGTACCTTGCACCTCTGCATGACCTGGAGCAGCTGTCCATCATGAGCAACCCTTGCGTTATGTCGACCCCCTCGCTGCCGGGTTTTGATTATCGGCCTTACATCATGAGTTGGTGCCTGAGCTTAAAGGTCCTGGATGGCTACGTTGTGTCGCAGAAAGAAGGGTgagtttatttcttttttaattttttaattgggggggggggggggggggggggggggggggacgagCAGCACACAAGTAAAGAGTAAAAAGGGGGCCAGAATTCAGGCCATCGCCTATGGAGCCAGCTTCTTGGGAGGGAGGCAGTCTACATAATCAAGTACAGGCCTCCAGTGGGTATAAAATTCATCTGATGAGCCCCTGATCATGAAATTTATCTTTTCCAATTTTAGCAGAATTAAAACATCGTTTAGCTACTACCATGACGATTGATCTTCTCATGTATTGTCATTGATACAGTCTCAAAGCAGAGTGGCTCTACAGTCAAGGAAAAGGACGATCATATCGACCGGGTCAGCATGTTCAGCTAGTTCAGTACCTGGCTACTGTTTGCCCTCTGACGTCATCACCGGCCCTGGAGACTGCAGAAGATGCCAAACTGGAGAAGATCCTCAGCAAGCAGAGGTATGCACATAAAGTTAGCAGTGCTGCCGCAGAAGATGTGTAACATCTGGGGGGTGTGTTAATGGACATTTTTGTCTTCAAAGGTTTCACCAGAAGCAGCTGTtagaggagacaagaggaggatGTCCCAGCCCACCACGCCCAACTCAGCTGGATGTGGAGAGGCACAGTCCATCACATGAGGGGCCACAGGGTGGAGCCAGAGAGCTTAAGGAAATCAGTTCACCTGCACCAGCGGCTACGCCATCAGTACAGGAAACGGGTAAGGAGGCTGCTTTGTCACCCTGAGGCAGTTTTGCTTATTTTATCTCCTAGATAACAGCTGTGTTGCAGAGCTTTCCTTTTCATAATCTCAACTGTTTGCATTCTCTGCTTCTGCACAGAGCCAGTGGTGCAGTTTAATACCTGGGTTAGCTGTGATTCTTCCCACCCATCATTGCCGGTACCTCGCAGCCCCCGGCTCGGAGAGGAGCACATGTATTTGGAGGATCTGCTAACGGATGAGGACAAACTAAATGGCAGCATGCTTTCCTCACAGTCCACCTTTCTCCCCTTCACATCCGAGCTGGATCCACGAACGACCCACTCTGACAGCGAGGATGAGACTGAGACATTTGAACCTGACTCCCTGGCTCCAAAGAGGCCAGCACAGCCCAAAAAGCACAACACTAGAAAGGCACATCAATCACCAGTTGACAAGCAAGAGAGATGTCCTGAAGGAGAAGTTATTTGTGGTGCAGCTGAAACAGCTGAATCTCTGGCGCTCAGAGTTAGCACACTGCAAAGTGATCATGAAACATCCTCTGACTTTTGTAAAGTAGAGGTAAAAGAATCCCCAAAGCAGGAAAAACATGTTGCAGGAGCAAGTCAGTCAGCTACGACAGAGGCAGAAAGGGCAGCAGTGAAAATACAGTCATGGTGGAGGGGACAGCACATTCGTTGTTGTCACCCGATGGCCAGAGAGGTGCGCAGTGAAATCCGCCTGCGTAGGATGCAAGAACACATCATCTTCTTGTCTGACAAATTGGACAGGTACCTCAAAACTTCTTGCATTATTTGTGCTGTAGTTCACCACTGATTTTATATATGAATGTACATGTGTTTACCAGCTTTCACATGGATTCATACGACTCATGTAATGTGACTGTTTGACAGGGTGCAGCAGCATTATGAAGAGGAGCGGTTACAGAGGCTGGTTCAAGAGGAGGCTGTAAAGTTTCTGTGGAAACAGGTCTGTTCACCCTGACTCAGTCATGACGATAAACAAGACTCAGCCATACTAGCACTTAAATAAGACTACACTTCCAACAATTTAATGCAgtcatgtccaaagtacggcccgagggccaattgcggcccaaggttgattaatttatggccccaagcttccatattaaattgtgttatttatagcaaagaaattaatcaccttttgaatcatctgtacatttgcagtttctttcaagcgcacaaacaaaaactaaagtcaatccagaaacatctcaaaaagcttcatatggactacttgtttaacc is from Notolabrus celidotus isolate fNotCel1 chromosome 10, fNotCel1.pri, whole genome shotgun sequence and encodes:
- the cep97 gene encoding centrosomal protein of 97 kDa isoform X1 translates to MAGVYFIPTETAQLDPENDKYKASLKEGPVMDLSAQGMQKLDPNFICSEDTHTLILDRNHIMKLDHLERSPGLKQLSVASNRLVRMMGVSRLTELSVLNLPNNSIGYIEGLRDLPHLEWLNLSGNNIKVIEQLNNCVSLQHLDLSDNNISTIGDLTKLVALKTLLLHGNSITTLRTVPAHLPARLSILSLAENEIRDLNEVSYLAPLHDLEQLSIMSNPCVMSTPSLPGFDYRPYIMSWCLSLKVLDGYVVSQKEGLKAEWLYSQGKGRSYRPGQHVQLVQYLATVCPLTSSPALETAEDAKLEKILSKQRFHQKQLLEETRGGCPSPPRPTQLDVERHSPSHEGPQGGARELKEISSPAPAATPSVQETEPVVQFNTWVSCDSSHPSLPVPRSPRLGEEHMYLEDLLTDEDKLNGSMLSSQSTFLPFTSELDPRTTHSDSEDETETFEPDSLAPKRPAQPKKHNTRKAHQSPVDKQERCPEGEVICGAAETAESLALRVSTLQSDHETSSDFCKVEVKESPKQEKHVAGASQSATTEAERAAVKIQSWWRGQHIRCCHPMAREVRSEIRLRRMQEHIIFLSDKLDRVQQHYEEERLQRLVQEEAVKFLWKQLQSMQQWKQSMEQQMASITQAVTPPQISAPRLCEPAPPVASSTENPPSTDVSFPDSGFPSTGDQQAAQDDSFLSSGATDSLKTVRALSPVHNAFAVDSADCSLLEQYLSSVQQREQEAEEAVSDRTETPQPSSPVSPCKEAQSVSSPEKAADNQSEE
- the cep97 gene encoding centrosomal protein of 97 kDa isoform X2 — protein: MGVSDLQSDKHDGPVMDLSAQGMQKLDPNFICSEDTHTLILDRNHIMKLDHLERSPGLKQLSVASNRLVRMMGVSRLTELSVLNLPNNSIGYIEGLRDLPHLEWLNLSGNNIKVIEQLNNCVSLQHLDLSDNNISTIGDLTKLVALKTLLLHGNSITTLRTVPAHLPARLSILSLAENEIRDLNEVSYLAPLHDLEQLSIMSNPCVMSTPSLPGFDYRPYIMSWCLSLKVLDGYVVSQKEGLKAEWLYSQGKGRSYRPGQHVQLVQYLATVCPLTSSPALETAEDAKLEKILSKQRFHQKQLLEETRGGCPSPPRPTQLDVERHSPSHEGPQGGARELKEISSPAPAATPSVQETEPVVQFNTWVSCDSSHPSLPVPRSPRLGEEHMYLEDLLTDEDKLNGSMLSSQSTFLPFTSELDPRTTHSDSEDETETFEPDSLAPKRPAQPKKHNTRKAHQSPVDKQERCPEGEVICGAAETAESLALRVSTLQSDHETSSDFCKVEVKESPKQEKHVAGASQSATTEAERAAVKIQSWWRGQHIRCCHPMAREVRSEIRLRRMQEHIIFLSDKLDRVQQHYEEERLQRLVQEEAVKFLWKQLQSMQQWKQSMEQQMASITQAVTPPQISAPRLCEPAPPVASSTENPPSTDVSFPDSGFPSTGDQQAAQDDSFLSSGATDSLKTVRALSPVHNAFAVDSADCSLLEQYLSSVQQREQEAEEAVSDRTETPQPSSPVSPCKEAQSVSSPEKAADNQSEE